One Fimbriimonadaceae bacterium DNA window includes the following coding sequences:
- a CDS encoding prepilin-type N-terminal cleavage/methylation domain-containing protein: protein MKRKAFTLIELLVVIAIIAILAAILFPVFAQAKASAKKISSLSNNKQIALAAIMYGGDYDDAIPLLMNGHYTYLTGPTATQRTDSWVWEIQPYIKNLTLMVDPSTNDPTNIFGTGPYAWFRNQNLFPFYALNFLFLAPWPNCDVGESRSFTQAEKPAETVFFVESRHPNYQNTYGYYTAAAPGMYPIIAPHPVYCIYYNTGWSKLNSTGMGGVPAGTPYTGETALRHQGGNNVSWIDGHAKYMKDTAMAAGTNYATNPDQATTAITDKSVYLWNLDSNYYGG from the coding sequence ATGAAACGAAAAGCGTTTACCCTTATTGAGCTCTTGGTCGTCATCGCGATCATCGCCATCCTTGCTGCGATCCTCTTCCCGGTCTTCGCCCAGGCGAAGGCGTCCGCCAAGAAGATCAGCTCGCTGAGCAACAACAAGCAGATCGCCCTCGCGGCGATCATGTACGGCGGCGACTACGACGACGCCATCCCGCTGCTCATGAACGGCCACTACACCTACCTCACGGGTCCCACCGCCACCCAGCGGACCGACTCGTGGGTCTGGGAGATCCAGCCCTACATCAAGAACCTCACGTTGATGGTCGACCCGAGCACCAACGACCCCACGAACATCTTCGGCACCGGACCCTACGCGTGGTTCCGGAACCAGAACCTGTTCCCGTTCTATGCGTTGAACTTCCTGTTCCTCGCCCCGTGGCCCAACTGCGACGTCGGTGAGTCGCGAAGCTTCACCCAGGCCGAAAAGCCGGCCGAGACGGTGTTCTTCGTCGAGTCGCGACACCCCAACTACCAGAACACGTACGGCTACTACACGGCCGCCGCGCCGGGGATGTATCCAATCATCGCCCCGCACCCCGTGTACTGCATCTACTACAACACGGGCTGGTCGAAACTGAACTCGACCGGAATGGGCGGCGTGCCGGCCGGCACCCCGTACACCGGCGAGACGGCGTTGCGCCATCAAGGAGGCAACAACGTCTCTTGGATCGACGGCCACGCCAAGTACATGAAGGACACGGCCATGGCCGCGGGTACCAACTACGCGACCAACCCCGACCAGGCCACCACGGCCATCACCGACAAGTCGGTCTATCTGTGGAACCTGGACAGCAACTACTACGGTGGCTAA
- a CDS encoding prepilin-type N-terminal cleavage/methylation domain-containing protein — translation MKRKAFTLIELLVVIAIIAILAAILFPVFAQAKAAAKKISSLSNNKQIALAAIMYGGDYDDAIPLLMNGSYTYMTNPTATQRTDSWVWEIQPYIKNLGLMVDPSATDTNNIFGSGPYAWYRNQNLFPYYALNFLFLSPWPNCDVAESRSFTQAQLPAETVFFVESRHPNYQNTYGYYTAAAPGMYPILLPHPVYCIYLDTGWSKLNSTGMGGVPAGTPYTGETALRHQGGNNVAWIDGHAKYLKDTAMAAGTNYSTNPDQATTAITDKSVYLWNLDDNYYGG, via the coding sequence ATGAAACGAAAAGCGTTTACCCTCATTGAACTGCTCGTCGTGATCGCGATCATCGCGATCCTGGCGGCGATCCTGTTCCCCGTCTTCGCCCAGGCCAAGGCTGCCGCGAAGAAGATCAGCTCGCTGAGCAACAACAAGCAGATCGCCCTCGCGGCGATCATGTACGGAGGCGACTACGACGACGCCATCCCGCTGCTCATGAACGGCAGCTACACGTACATGACGAACCCGACCGCCACCCAGCGGACCGACTCGTGGGTTTGGGAGATCCAGCCCTACATCAAGAATCTGGGTCTGATGGTCGATCCCAGCGCGACGGACACGAACAACATCTTCGGCTCCGGGCCCTACGCCTGGTACCGCAACCAGAACCTGTTCCCGTACTACGCGCTGAACTTCCTGTTCCTCAGCCCGTGGCCCAACTGCGACGTGGCCGAGTCGCGCAGCTTCACCCAGGCTCAGCTCCCGGCTGAGACGGTGTTCTTCGTCGAGTCGCGCCACCCCAACTACCAGAACACGTACGGTTACTACACGGCCGCCGCGCCGGGCATGTACCCGATCCTGCTGCCGCACCCCGTGTACTGCATCTATCTGGACACGGGCTGGTCGAAGCTGAACTCGACCGGAATGGGCGGCGTGCCGGCCGGCACCCCGTACACCGGCGAGACGGCGTTGCGCCATCAGGGCGGCAACAACGTCGCCTGGATCGACGGCCACGCCAAGTACCTGAAGGACACGGCTATGGCCGCGGGCACCAACTACTCGACCAACCCCGACCAGGCCACCACGGCCATCACCGACAAGTCGGTCTATCTGTGGAACCTGGACGACAACTACTACGGTGGCTAA
- a CDS encoding NAD(P)H-dependent oxidoreductase subunit E, with amino-acid sequence MSELLRIGGVDGRPKAPAPETLTLRFSDAAVHELDALKSHYPEVKACILPALWIAQREYGGNLVPEALAEVAFRLNRSYAEIEGVATFYSMYNVVHKAGKHKIEVCTCLSCHLCGAYGIYEHLKAKLGIGHGETTEDGMFTLEEVECLDACDRAPVLQVGDRYVGPVDEAAVDRLLAELRANPQSTVVQLADEIVQTHLAQHERAR; translated from the coding sequence ATGAGCGAACTCCTCCGCATCGGCGGCGTCGACGGGCGACCCAAGGCCCCGGCTCCAGAAACTCTCACCCTTCGATTCTCCGACGCGGCGGTCCACGAGCTCGACGCGCTCAAGTCGCACTACCCCGAGGTCAAGGCGTGCATCCTGCCCGCGCTTTGGATCGCGCAGCGCGAGTACGGCGGCAACCTGGTGCCCGAGGCCCTGGCCGAAGTCGCCTTCCGATTGAACCGCAGCTACGCGGAGATCGAAGGGGTCGCGACGTTCTATTCCATGTACAACGTCGTGCACAAGGCGGGCAAGCACAAGATCGAGGTCTGCACGTGCCTTTCGTGCCACCTGTGCGGCGCCTACGGGATCTACGAGCACCTGAAGGCAAAGCTCGGCATCGGCCACGGAGAGACCACCGAGGATGGCATGTTCACCCTCGAAGAGGTGGAGTGCCTCGACGCGTGCGACCGCGCCCCCGTCCTCCAGGTGGGCGACCGGTATGTCGGGCCCGTCGACGAAGCCGCGGTCGACCGCCTGCTCGCCGAGCTGCGCGCCAACCCCCAATCCACGGTCGTCCAACTGGCCGACGAGATCGTGCAGACGCACCTCGCCCAACACGAACGCGCCCGCTGA
- the nuoD gene encoding NADH dehydrogenase (quinone) subunit D codes for MAKTFLPSTETVFQRTGENTMVVNMGPQHPSTHGVLRVICELEGETIIACKCQIGYLHTGMEKEAEYQQYHKCVVMTDRMDYLNANGNNLAHALAVEKLLGCEIPRRAQYLRVILAELSRVASHCVWLGTHGLDLGAMTPFFYIMQQREEILDLFEMFSGVRMMPSWIVPGGLRGDMPEGFEPKLRSFLKTFPGELAVVENLLVENPIWKERTLDVGILSGKQALELGCSGPIARASGVPWDLRKSNPYSCYEDFDFQVPVGSNGDVYDRFLVRIAEMKESCRILEQAIDGLPEGGWATSDRKIAPPPRAELDSSMESLIHHFKLFTEGYHPPVGEAYAGIEGSKGELGFYVISDGTNRPYRWHERPSSFMNLKSLEVLAIGRLIADVIAIIGSIDIVLGEIDR; via the coding sequence ATGGCCAAGACCTTCCTTCCCAGCACCGAGACCGTCTTTCAGCGAACCGGCGAAAACACGATGGTCGTCAACATGGGGCCCCAACACCCCTCGACGCACGGCGTGCTCCGCGTGATCTGCGAACTCGAGGGCGAGACGATCATCGCGTGCAAGTGCCAGATCGGTTACCTCCACACCGGCATGGAGAAGGAAGCCGAGTACCAGCAGTACCACAAGTGCGTCGTGATGACCGACCGCATGGACTACCTCAACGCGAACGGCAACAACCTCGCCCACGCGTTGGCGGTCGAGAAGCTGTTGGGATGCGAGATTCCCCGCCGAGCCCAGTATCTGCGGGTCATCCTCGCCGAACTGAGCCGCGTCGCCTCGCACTGCGTGTGGCTGGGAACCCACGGCTTGGATCTTGGGGCCATGACGCCGTTCTTCTACATCATGCAGCAGCGCGAAGAGATCCTCGATCTGTTCGAAATGTTCTCCGGTGTGCGCATGATGCCGAGCTGGATCGTCCCCGGCGGGCTCCGCGGCGACATGCCGGAAGGGTTCGAGCCCAAGCTGCGCAGCTTCCTCAAGACGTTCCCCGGCGAACTGGCCGTGGTGGAGAATCTCCTCGTCGAGAACCCGATCTGGAAGGAGCGGACGCTCGACGTGGGCATCCTCAGCGGCAAGCAGGCCCTGGAGCTGGGCTGCTCGGGGCCGATCGCCCGAGCGAGCGGCGTGCCGTGGGACCTTCGTAAGAGCAACCCCTACTCGTGCTACGAGGATTTCGACTTCCAGGTCCCCGTGGGCTCGAACGGAGACGTTTACGATCGGTTCCTCGTCCGCATCGCCGAGATGAAGGAGAGCTGCCGCATCCTCGAACAGGCCATCGACGGGCTTCCCGAGGGCGGCTGGGCCACTTCGGACCGGAAGATCGCCCCTCCCCCGCGAGCGGAACTCGACTCGTCGATGGAGTCGCTCATCCACCACTTCAAGCTCTTCACCGAGGGCTACCACCCGCCGGTGGGCGAGGCGTACGCGGGGATCGAGGGCAGCAAGGGCGAACTCGGGTTCTACGTGATCAGCGACGGCACGAACCGGCCGTACCGGTGGCACGAGCGCCCCTCGTCGTTCATGAACCTCAAATCCCTCGAGGTCCTCGCCATCGGGCGGCTGATCGCCGACGTGATCGCGATCATCGGCTCGATCGACATCGTGCTGGGCGAGATCGACCGCTAG
- a CDS encoding prepilin-type N-terminal cleavage/methylation domain-containing protein: protein MRKAFTLIELLVVIAIIAILAAILFPVFAQAKESAKAASDLSNVKQLATAVAMYDADYDDLMPLGHGINPATGQIGYNYGKYVPADWASTPTPPERVDYSRTFVMNTIQPYVKNDAIMAAPSQSVYVYQPTVPVAAGKIKGTTTYAYNGFLHGWSATAVASPSNLPLFTAANGNRVGLGTGFANPALACPTAGQPCVYTPRGSTGCSTANGGNGATGGFYLTFEYPASSYWLYKGGQNWSMTDTHAKFRRVGATIAPGATDYRTDPWTNYTATGSANSYWWNLCHAWLFRPDYDFS, encoded by the coding sequence ATGCGAAAAGCCTTTACGCTTATCGAACTCCTCGTGGTCATCGCGATCATCGCGATCTTGGCCGCGATCCTCTTCCCCGTGTTCGCTCAGGCGAAGGAGTCGGCCAAGGCTGCTTCCGACCTGAGCAACGTCAAACAGTTGGCCACCGCGGTCGCGATGTACGACGCGGACTACGACGATCTCATGCCCCTCGGCCACGGCATCAACCCCGCCACCGGGCAGATCGGCTACAACTACGGCAAGTACGTTCCAGCGGACTGGGCGTCCACGCCCACGCCTCCGGAGCGCGTGGACTACTCGCGAACCTTCGTGATGAACACGATCCAGCCGTACGTGAAGAACGACGCGATCATGGCGGCTCCAAGCCAGTCCGTCTACGTCTATCAGCCGACCGTGCCGGTGGCTGCAGGCAAGATCAAGGGCACGACGACCTATGCGTACAACGGGTTCCTGCACGGTTGGAGCGCCACCGCGGTCGCTTCCCCGTCCAACCTCCCGCTGTTCACCGCGGCGAACGGCAACCGGGTCGGTCTCGGCACCGGCTTCGCCAATCCGGCCCTGGCTTGCCCCACAGCGGGGCAGCCGTGCGTTTACACGCCGCGCGGCAGCACGGGCTGTTCGACGGCTAACGGCGGGAACGGGGCAACCGGTGGTTTCTACCTGACGTTCGAGTACCCGGCCAGCTCGTACTGGCTGTACAAGGGCGGGCAGAACTGGTCGATGACCGATACGCACGCCAAGTTTCGACGCGTCGGGGCGACGATCGCTCCCGGAGCGACCGACTACCGCACCGATCCGTGGACCAACTACACGGCCACCGGCAGCGCCAACAGCTACTGGTGGAATCTCTGCCACGCTTGGCTCTTCCGACCGGATTACGACTTCAGCTAG